The following are encoded in a window of Methylicorpusculum oleiharenae genomic DNA:
- a CDS encoding quinoprotein dehydrogenase-associated SoxYZ-like carrier, producing the protein MKRKRFGWLLGCILLVAATQVSAAEDERNWTNVLKDQYYQGKAIVESDAVITVDAPYRAEDPALVPLKIVSQIPQTKDKFIKKITVFVDNNPYPFVGEFEMGPDSGKADLAMRVRVNTYSFVRVVAELNDGQLFMAKKYIKASGGCSAPMGADLDAAMKRLGKMKFRVPEQVKTGEANEVQLFISHPNISGMQMDQVSRTIKKSHFVRSVNVTFEGKPVLSAKTDIAVSADPNFRFFFVPEKSGVLKAEITDASCESPTSRAVCTSGNGYSESYQINP; encoded by the coding sequence ATGAAAAGAAAACGATTTGGGTGGTTGTTGGGTTGCATCCTGTTAGTGGCCGCGACTCAGGTAAGCGCTGCTGAAGATGAAAGAAACTGGACGAATGTTCTCAAGGATCAGTATTATCAAGGCAAGGCCATTGTCGAATCCGACGCGGTAATTACCGTGGATGCGCCTTATCGGGCGGAGGATCCCGCACTGGTTCCGTTAAAAATTGTCAGTCAGATACCGCAAACGAAAGACAAATTTATCAAGAAAATTACCGTGTTTGTCGACAATAATCCGTATCCGTTTGTCGGCGAATTTGAGATGGGCCCTGATAGCGGCAAAGCCGATCTGGCCATGCGGGTGAGAGTCAATACTTACAGTTTTGTCAGAGTCGTTGCCGAATTAAACGACGGCCAGCTGTTCATGGCAAAAAAATACATTAAAGCCAGTGGCGGCTGTTCTGCGCCTATGGGAGCCGATCTGGATGCGGCGATGAAACGTCTGGGTAAAATGAAATTCCGTGTTCCTGAACAAGTGAAAACCGGCGAGGCCAATGAGGTTCAACTGTTCATCAGTCACCCGAATATTTCCGGCATGCAAATGGATCAGGTAAGCCGCACGATTAAAAAGTCTCACTTCGTCAGATCGGTCAATGTTACTTTCGAGGGTAAACCGGTGCTGTCTGCTAAAACCGATATTGCTGTCAGCGCAGATCCCAATTTCAGGTTCTTTTTTGTACCCGAAAAATCCGGCGTGCTGAAAGCGGAAATTACCGATGCTTCGTGTGAGAGTCCTACCAGCCGGGCAGTCTGCACGTCCGGTAATGGCTATTCGGAGAGTTATCAGATCAATCCTTGA
- the htpX gene encoding protease HtpX has product MMRIILFLATNAAILVVISVIFNVLGLSGTLDAQGIDLNLNALLIMSAVIGMTGSFISLAISKWSAKSSMGVQVIEHPTNQTERWLVDVVARQAQAAGIGMPEVGIFQSPDPNAFATGMNKNSALVAVSTGLLQSMSTDEVEAVLGHEISHVANGDMITMSLMQGVVNTFVYFFATVIGHFVDRVVFKTERGYGPAYYVTQMVMQIVLSILASMLVMWFSRYREFRADAGGANLAGRQKMIGALQALQRAHEPADLPGQLAAFGIHGGGISRLFMSHPPLEERIAALKNQR; this is encoded by the coding sequence ATGATGCGAATTATTCTATTCCTGGCTACTAATGCGGCGATACTGGTGGTAATCAGTGTCATTTTTAATGTCTTGGGACTCAGCGGTACGCTGGATGCTCAGGGTATCGATCTGAATCTTAACGCGCTGTTGATTATGTCGGCAGTCATCGGCATGACGGGTTCGTTTATTTCCCTGGCCATATCAAAATGGTCGGCAAAATCCAGCATGGGCGTTCAGGTGATAGAACATCCGACCAACCAGACAGAGCGCTGGCTCGTGGATGTTGTTGCCCGTCAAGCCCAGGCCGCAGGCATCGGCATGCCCGAAGTCGGTATTTTCCAAAGTCCCGATCCTAACGCTTTTGCTACCGGCATGAATAAAAACTCGGCACTGGTCGCCGTCAGTACCGGACTTTTGCAGAGCATGAGCACGGATGAGGTGGAAGCGGTACTGGGCCACGAAATAAGCCACGTAGCCAATGGTGACATGATTACCATGTCGCTGATGCAAGGCGTGGTCAATACCTTCGTGTATTTCTTTGCAACAGTCATCGGTCACTTTGTCGATCGTGTGGTGTTCAAAACCGAACGCGGTTACGGCCCTGCTTACTATGTTACACAGATGGTTATGCAAATCGTGTTATCGATTCTCGCGTCCATGCTGGTCATGTGGTTCTCTCGTTACCGTGAATTCAGAGCTGACGCAGGTGGTGCAAATTTAGCCGGCCGCCAAAAAATGATCGGTGCGCTGCAAGCCTTGCAACGGGCTCATGAACCGGCAGACTTACCCGGTCAACTGGCCGCATTCGGGATTCACGGCGGCGGCATCAGTCGCTTGTTTATGAGTCATCCGCCGCTGGAAGAGCGTATCGCCGCCTTGAAAAACCAACGTTAA
- a CDS encoding DUF2835 domain-containing protein: protein MAQNQIIRFSLNLGYDQYLMVYQGVAKQVSVVADDGRRIAFPAGKIQSYLNRDGVSGYFEMELTPTNQFVSIRKLR, encoded by the coding sequence ATGGCTCAAAACCAAATCATTCGATTCTCACTCAATCTAGGCTACGACCAGTACCTTATGGTTTACCAGGGCGTTGCCAAACAAGTTTCTGTCGTGGCCGATGATGGTCGGCGTATCGCCTTTCCCGCTGGCAAAATTCAAAGCTATCTGAATCGTGACGGCGTCTCGGGCTATTTTGAAATGGAGTTAACGCCAACCAATCAGTTTGTTTCGATCAGAAAACTGCGTTAG
- a CDS encoding formate dehydrogenase accessory sulfurtransferase FdhD, producing MNNKPEISHAGLAFSKSVIAVDEKGEERLIELVGERALTIYVDKQEIVTLMTMGTHPELLTLGYLKNQGFFEDIAEIKAVQVDWETEAVAVATYRDNSDFSGQMAQRTVTTGCGQGTVFGRLMEKLKMIRVQDMAIKQSTLYGMLASLKEYNEVYKKAGAVHGCALCRGTDIDFFVEDVGRHNAVDAIAGFMWLNGISGQDKIFYTTGRLTSEMVIKVTQMEIPVLLSRSGATQMGLEMARQSGVTLIARSKGRHFLVLNGAEHIDFDVKQED from the coding sequence ATGAATAATAAACCGGAAATCAGTCATGCCGGTCTGGCTTTTTCAAAATCAGTCATAGCCGTCGATGAAAAAGGCGAGGAACGCCTGATAGAACTGGTCGGAGAGCGGGCGTTGACCATTTATGTCGACAAACAGGAAATAGTGACATTAATGACGATGGGGACACACCCAGAATTGCTGACGCTGGGCTATCTGAAAAATCAGGGATTTTTTGAGGATATTGCCGAAATCAAAGCGGTTCAAGTCGATTGGGAAACCGAAGCGGTGGCTGTTGCGACTTATCGGGATAACAGTGATTTTTCCGGACAAATGGCGCAAAGAACGGTGACGACAGGCTGCGGTCAGGGTACTGTCTTCGGGCGATTGATGGAAAAATTAAAAATGATCCGTGTACAGGACATGGCGATTAAACAATCGACCTTGTACGGTATGCTGGCGTCATTGAAGGAATATAACGAAGTCTACAAAAAAGCGGGTGCGGTGCATGGCTGCGCGCTATGCAGAGGAACGGACATTGATTTTTTTGTCGAAGATGTAGGGCGCCATAACGCGGTTGACGCCATTGCAGGATTTATGTGGTTAAACGGCATATCCGGTCAGGATAAAATTTTTTACACGACAGGACGTTTGACTTCCGAGATGGTGATCAAGGTCACTCAAATGGAGATACCGGTATTGCTGTCGCGGTCCGGAGCAACTCAGATGGGTCTGGAAATGGCCAGGCAATCCGGCGTCACGCTGATTGCGAGGTCCAAAGGCCGTCATTTTCTGGTTTTGAACGGGGCCGAGCATATTGATTTTGATGTCAAGCAGGAGGACTAA
- a CDS encoding NUDIX domain-containing protein, translating to MDKAFEILNTEVVYQGFFRLEKYRLKHVLYAGGWSEELDRELFRRGNCVAVLLYDPDRDAVVLIEQFRVGAILRPEPAWLLEIVAGAIEEGETPEEVAYRESREEAGCDVKDMILIKEFYTTPGGSSEWISLFCGRVDSRDIGGIHGLDHEQEDILVRAVSFDEAYALMDQGEINSGIPIIAIQWLALNRQKLRKRWLGE from the coding sequence ATGGATAAAGCATTTGAAATTCTGAATACCGAGGTGGTTTACCAGGGATTTTTCAGGCTGGAAAAATACCGGTTGAAACATGTTTTATATGCTGGCGGCTGGAGCGAGGAACTGGACCGAGAGCTGTTCAGACGCGGCAACTGCGTAGCCGTGTTGTTATACGATCCAGATCGCGATGCTGTGGTGTTGATTGAACAATTCCGCGTAGGTGCCATTTTGCGGCCAGAACCCGCCTGGTTATTGGAAATCGTGGCCGGAGCCATAGAGGAAGGTGAGACGCCTGAAGAAGTGGCTTATCGAGAATCTCGTGAGGAAGCCGGCTGCGACGTTAAAGACATGATCCTGATCAAGGAGTTTTATACCACGCCCGGCGGGTCATCTGAGTGGATCAGTCTGTTCTGCGGGCGGGTTGATAGCCGGGACATCGGAGGCATACACGGTTTGGACCATGAACAGGAAGATATCCTGGTTCGGGCTGTTAGTTTTGACGAAGCTTATGCGCTGATGGACCAGGGGGAAATCAATTCCGGTATTCCGATTATCGCTATACAGTGGCTGGCGCTGAACCGGCAAAAACTCCGAAAACGATGGCTTGGGGAATGA
- a CDS encoding PQQ-dependent sugar dehydrogenase, protein MKLIAYLALFFGVILNAQAESKHAILKQLHLPPGFSISLFADHLPNARSMAIAENGVVFVGTGQKGDVYAVQDINGDGVADKTFVIARQLYMPNGVAYNKGTLYVAEVNRIIKFENILEHLDTPPKPRVVYDKFPFDQHHGWKYLRFGPDDKLYTSIGAPCNICEPDKNIYTSLVRLNPDGSDFEIIARGIRNSVGMAWEPETKALFFTDNGRDLMGDDVPPEELNQWSVKGQHFGYPYCHGGIIADPEFGKNKSCKDFVAPAWTFKAHMAPLGLHFYRGKQFPASFKNQLFVAQHGSWNRTEPHGYRVVLVKFEQGKPVSDDAFISGWLAGTGKVLGRPVDVLETQDGSLLISDDHLGVIYKVTYTP, encoded by the coding sequence ATGAAACTTATCGCTTATCTGGCGTTGTTTTTTGGGGTAATCCTGAATGCACAGGCTGAAAGTAAGCATGCCATTCTCAAACAATTACACCTGCCCCCCGGTTTTTCAATTTCATTGTTTGCTGACCATCTGCCTAATGCACGATCGATGGCTATTGCAGAAAATGGCGTCGTTTTTGTTGGTACAGGCCAAAAAGGCGATGTCTATGCCGTTCAGGATATTAACGGCGACGGCGTAGCCGATAAAACCTTTGTGATTGCCAGGCAACTTTATATGCCCAATGGCGTGGCCTACAATAAGGGGACATTGTATGTTGCCGAAGTTAATAGAATTATAAAATTCGAAAACATTCTAGAGCATTTGGACACCCCTCCCAAACCCAGGGTCGTGTATGACAAGTTTCCTTTCGATCAACATCACGGCTGGAAATACCTTCGCTTCGGTCCGGATGACAAGCTGTATACCTCTATTGGAGCCCCTTGTAATATTTGCGAGCCTGACAAGAACATCTATACCTCCCTGGTCCGCTTGAATCCCGACGGCAGTGATTTTGAGATTATTGCGCGAGGCATCCGCAATTCTGTGGGGATGGCTTGGGAACCCGAAACAAAAGCACTGTTTTTCACCGATAATGGACGTGATCTTATGGGCGATGATGTGCCGCCTGAAGAACTCAATCAGTGGTCGGTAAAAGGTCAGCATTTCGGTTATCCCTATTGCCACGGAGGCATTATTGCCGATCCTGAATTTGGTAAAAATAAAAGCTGTAAAGATTTTGTTGCGCCTGCCTGGACTTTCAAAGCGCACATGGCGCCGTTAGGATTGCATTTTTATCGCGGCAAACAGTTTCCAGCGAGCTTTAAAAATCAATTATTCGTTGCGCAACACGGTTCATGGAACCGTACCGAACCTCATGGCTACAGAGTGGTACTGGTCAAATTCGAGCAAGGTAAACCGGTATCGGATGATGCTTTTATCTCGGGCTGGCTGGCCGGAACTGGGAAGGTATTAGGCCGTCCTGTGGATGTTTTGGAAACGCAGGATGGAAGTCTCCTGATTTCCGACGATCATCTGGGCGTTATCTACAAAGTTACTTACACCCCTTAG
- a CDS encoding DUF302 domain-containing protein, which translates to MLIASCASHPQGEFIRYYEAKTDKPYDDVLAELEVAIAEHNFRITGHSRVGKVIRDRGTPDFPDYDTIQFCNLTHAKTLLQMSPHAVRHMPCNVVVYQFEGKTIIKTHLMPTDTQHQELNAFSEKMNEMLMKIVDFAAEQ; encoded by the coding sequence GTGCTAATTGCAAGCTGTGCTTCACACCCTCAGGGAGAGTTTATTCGTTACTACGAGGCAAAAACAGACAAGCCCTATGATGACGTGTTAGCTGAACTGGAAGTTGCCATCGCCGAACACAATTTTAGAATTACCGGTCATAGCCGGGTCGGCAAAGTGATTCGGGATAGAGGCACACCGGACTTTCCGGACTATGACACGATTCAATTCTGCAATCTGACCCATGCTAAAACCCTGCTGCAAATGTCACCGCACGCAGTCAGACACATGCCGTGCAATGTTGTGGTATACCAATTTGAAGGCAAAACCATCATCAAAACGCATCTGATGCCAACCGATACGCAGCATCAGGAATTGAATGCATTTTCTGAAAAAATGAACGAAATGCTGATGAAAATTGTCGATTTCGCTGCCGAGCAATAG
- a CDS encoding IS3 family transposase (programmed frameshift) yields the protein MQTRYSEEFKQQALSKVLQRGDKSIQSIADELTISVFTLKGWLKQTRSKSTTNTMKQQRPKDWTRKQRFEALLVSASLEGEALNAFCRERGLFTHHLQTWQQDFIKPLEVTEPSQVSRKALKPLENEIAQLKKDLQRKEKALAEAAALLILQKKLPRVLGGKGAMIPLAERTHLLTLFNEAFDHGARKAKAAEVMGLPLRTLQRWQRPEAVPVDGRTRRQHVPCNRLSDEERAQVLALANSDEFKDKTPHQIVPMLAERGEYYASESTIYRIFREAKQVKHRHACRPSVERSKPKALTATAPKQLVSWDITYLTSLVKGQFFYLYLFMDIFSRKIVGWQVYEQENSELAADLITDLCQREGIPPHQLVLHSDNGSPMKGATLLATLQQLGVTPSRSRPAVSNDNPYSESLFKTLKYDAQYPTQPFASVTAARDWVTDFVDWYNHEHRHSGIQFVTPEQRHTGEDRAILRQRQAVYEAAKAKKPERWSRNIRNWEWQAEVCLNPDKPSDSAVKNTDTTVH from the exons ATGCAAACCCGTTATAGTGAAGAATTTAAACAGCAAGCCCTGAGTAAAGTATTGCAACGCGGTGATAAAAGCATTCAATCGATTGCCGATGAATTGACTATCAGTGTGTTTACTCTGAAAGGCTGGCTTAAACAGACACGATCCAAATCAACAACAAACACTATGAAACAACAACGTCCTAAAGACTGGACTCGGAAACAACGGTTTGAAGCCTTGCTAGTCAGCGCGAGCTTGGAAGGTGAAGCACTCAACGCCTTCTGCCGTGAACGAGGTTTGTTTACCCATCACCTGCAAACGTGGCAACAAGACTTTATTAAACCTCTTGAGGTCACCGAACCCAGCCAAGTCTCAAGGAAAGCCTTGAAACCCTTGGAGAACGAGATTGCACAACTGAAGAAAGACCTGCAACGCAAGGAGAAAGCCTTGGCAGAAGCCGCCGCTTTGTTGATCCTTCAAAAAAAGT TGCCACGCGTTCTGGGAGGAAAAGGCGCCATGATCCCTCTTGCAGAACGCACCCATTTACTCACCTTATTTAACGAAGCGTTTGATCACGGAGCCCGTAAAGCCAAAGCTGCCGAGGTGATGGGCCTACCGCTGCGCACGTTACAACGTTGGCAACGTCCCGAAGCCGTGCCGGTTGACGGTCGCACGCGCCGTCAACACGTGCCTTGTAATCGTTTGAGTGACGAAGAACGCGCTCAGGTATTAGCCCTAGCCAACAGCGATGAGTTCAAAGACAAAACACCGCATCAGATCGTGCCGATGTTGGCCGAACGCGGTGAATATTATGCGTCGGAGTCGACGATTTACCGCATTTTTCGCGAGGCGAAACAAGTCAAACACCGTCATGCCTGCCGTCCATCGGTCGAGCGTAGTAAGCCGAAAGCCCTCACCGCGACGGCACCGAAACAACTGGTGAGTTGGGATATCACCTATTTGACCAGCCTCGTCAAAGGCCAGTTTTTCTATCTGTATCTGTTCATGGATATCTTCAGTCGCAAGATTGTCGGCTGGCAAGTTTATGAACAAGAAAACAGCGAACTGGCGGCCGATCTGATCACGGATCTCTGCCAACGAGAAGGGATTCCACCGCACCAGTTGGTGTTACATTCCGACAACGGCAGCCCGATGAAAGGGGCAACGCTGTTGGCAACCTTGCAGCAGCTTGGCGTCACACCCTCGCGGAGTCGCCCGGCGGTGAGTAATGACAACCCGTATTCCGAGTCGTTGTTCAAAACCCTAAAATACGACGCCCAGTATCCGACCCAACCGTTTGCCTCGGTCACCGCCGCCAGGGACTGGGTAACCGACTTTGTCGACTGGTACAACCATGAGCATCGGCACAGCGGCATTCAATTTGTAACGCCTGAGCAACGTCACACGGGTGAAGACCGGGCGATCCTGAGGCAACGCCAAGCTGTTTATGAGGCCGCTAAGGCCAAAAAACCGGAGCGCTGGAGTCGAAATATCCGAAACTGGGAATGGCAGGCAGAAGTCTGTTTAAATCCCGATAAACCGAGCGATAGTGCGGTAAAAAATACCGACACTACCGTTCATTAA
- a CDS encoding PAS domain S-box protein, whose amino-acid sequence MMIQTIMDFLGVKNFTPHGYCLSWDSTLLWLHVASGAVIAFSYFLIPLVIFSFIRQRKGIPYSNVFLMFCAFIVACGMTHVISVITIWIPLYWLDGWVKALTAVLSLMTLIVVFRVVPQALELPDTVTILRNEIREREKAEHAKNAALTALQASEERLRLVLEGAELGFWDWDIETDKVERNEIWARMLGYSPEELKQTSRQWAELIHPDDKEKVWQSLTDTLEGRSLVHKVEYRMFHKDGSIKWILDHGSVMEIDVNGKAKRMTGTQSDISERRQAEEALLKSRHDLNRAQAVAHIGSWRMDVCNNRLQWSDENYRIFGLPIGTPLNYQSFLEIVHPADLAFVDAAWQDALIGKSYDIEHRLLIDGKTKWVRELAELEFDEQGLLLGAFGTTEDITDIKSSQEALQQERAFLRQVIDATPSMIFVKDRKRRFLLSNEALAKCYGTNADSLIGLTDDQFNPNSDEVAKFCQDDLEVINTAQAKFIPEEKVTHADGSVHWFSTIKIPLIDDDNSCNKLLGVSTDITERKRAEEALLLADRRKDEFLAMLAHELRNPLAPIRNAVQFLKLQQLTDPKQAWGLNVIDRQVSNIARLLDDLLDVARIMQGKITLKPGRLELGEIANAALEISRPLIELRRQELIISQTFAPLWIEGDRVRLEQVLSNLLNNASKYTGEGGKIMLSVSREGSNAVIEIKDTGIGIPSGTLPHIFDLFIQADNSLAHSQGGLGIGLTLVRRLTEMHGGTVSAVSPGIGKGSTFVVKLPSLPLESSPQESATPLSVLPMPKFRILIVDDYADVAESLTMLLEIYGHELKSADCGAKAIECAQIFSPQVVLIDIGLPDMNGYEVAKRLRQLPVTQDALLIALSGYGMAVGGELSQSSEFDHYLLKPLELEKLLTILNAFQQPSG is encoded by the coding sequence ATGATGATACAAACAATCATGGATTTTTTGGGGGTAAAAAATTTTACGCCTCACGGTTATTGCTTAAGCTGGGACTCAACACTGCTATGGCTGCACGTTGCTTCAGGCGCTGTTATAGCTTTCTCTTACTTTTTGATTCCTCTGGTTATTTTCAGCTTTATAAGGCAACGTAAAGGCATTCCTTACAGTAATGTGTTTTTGATGTTTTGTGCCTTTATCGTTGCCTGTGGAATGACACATGTCATTTCTGTGATTACCATTTGGATACCGCTGTATTGGTTAGACGGATGGGTAAAAGCGCTAACCGCCGTTCTTTCATTAATGACTTTAATCGTTGTGTTTCGAGTCGTTCCTCAAGCACTTGAATTACCCGATACGGTGACCATTTTACGCAATGAAATCCGGGAAAGGGAAAAAGCAGAACATGCCAAAAATGCCGCATTAACGGCATTACAAGCAAGTGAGGAAAGGCTCCGATTGGTTTTGGAAGGGGCGGAATTGGGATTCTGGGACTGGGATATTGAAACCGATAAAGTGGAAAGAAATGAAATATGGGCAAGAATGCTGGGTTACAGTCCTGAGGAACTAAAGCAAACTAGCCGACAATGGGCTGAACTTATTCATCCGGATGATAAAGAAAAAGTATGGCAGTCTTTAACGGATACACTTGAAGGACGTTCATTGGTGCATAAAGTTGAATACCGTATGTTCCATAAAGATGGCAGCATCAAATGGATACTTGATCACGGCAGTGTGATGGAGATCGATGTCAACGGTAAAGCCAAGCGTATGACCGGTACGCAAAGCGATATTTCGGAGCGCAGGCAAGCTGAAGAGGCATTGCTCAAAAGCCGACATGATCTTAATCGTGCCCAGGCAGTCGCCCATATCGGCAGCTGGCGTATGGATGTCTGTAATAACAGATTGCAGTGGTCTGATGAAAACTATCGCATTTTTGGCCTGCCCATAGGTACGCCTTTAAACTACCAGTCATTTCTTGAGATTGTCCACCCCGCAGACTTAGCCTTTGTCGATGCGGCGTGGCAAGATGCTCTGATCGGCAAGTCCTATGATATTGAACACAGATTGCTGATAGACGGCAAGACCAAATGGGTGCGTGAACTGGCCGAACTTGAATTCGACGAGCAGGGTTTACTGCTGGGTGCTTTCGGTACCACTGAAGATATTACCGATATCAAAAGCAGTCAGGAAGCACTCCAACAGGAGCGTGCCTTTCTCAGACAAGTTATCGATGCGACACCCAGTATGATTTTTGTCAAAGACCGGAAGCGACGATTTCTTTTGAGTAATGAGGCCTTGGCTAAATGTTATGGCACAAATGCTGACAGTTTGATCGGGTTGACTGATGATCAATTCAATCCCAATTCTGACGAAGTGGCTAAATTTTGTCAGGATGACCTGGAAGTGATAAACACCGCTCAGGCCAAGTTCATCCCTGAGGAAAAAGTCACCCATGCCGATGGCTCAGTTCACTGGTTCAGCACGATCAAGATTCCGCTGATCGACGACGATAACAGTTGCAACAAACTGTTGGGTGTATCGACCGATATTACCGAACGCAAACGCGCCGAGGAAGCTCTTCTTCTGGCGGATCGACGTAAAGATGAATTTTTGGCCATGTTAGCTCACGAATTGCGTAATCCGCTGGCGCCTATTCGCAATGCGGTGCAGTTTCTCAAATTGCAACAATTGACTGATCCCAAGCAGGCATGGGGGCTCAATGTTATCGACCGTCAAGTGTCTAATATTGCACGACTGCTTGATGACCTGTTGGATGTAGCCCGTATTATGCAGGGCAAAATTACATTGAAACCCGGGCGTCTAGAGCTTGGGGAAATAGCCAATGCAGCTTTGGAAATTAGCCGGCCACTGATTGAATTGCGTAGACAGGAATTGATTATCTCGCAGACTTTTGCGCCGCTATGGATTGAGGGCGATCGTGTCCGGTTGGAACAAGTGCTGTCCAACCTGCTTAATAACGCAAGCAAATACACCGGCGAAGGCGGAAAAATCATGCTGAGTGTTTCGCGGGAAGGTTCAAATGCCGTGATTGAGATCAAGGATACGGGTATCGGAATACCCTCTGGGACATTGCCGCATATTTTCGATCTCTTTATCCAGGCGGATAATTCCCTGGCGCATTCTCAGGGAGGTTTGGGAATAGGTCTGACTTTAGTGCGCCGGTTAACCGAGATGCATGGGGGCACCGTCTCAGCGGTTAGCCCGGGCATTGGCAAAGGCAGTACATTCGTTGTAAAGTTGCCTTCTTTGCCGTTGGAATCCTCTCCGCAGGAATCGGCAACCCCCTTATCTGTGCTGCCGATGCCTAAATTTCGTATTTTGATTGTGGATGATTATGCTGATGTGGCTGAAAGTCTGACCATGTTGTTGGAAATATACGGTCATGAGCTGAAATCGGCAGATTGCGGTGCCAAGGCGATTGAGTGTGCTCAAATTTTTAGTCCGCAAGTGGTGTTGATAGATATCGGGCTTCCTGACATGAATGGTTATGAGGTTGCCAAACGGCTTCGCCAGTTGCCTGTAACTCAAGATGCGCTGCTGATTGCGCTAAGTGGTTACGGAATGGCAGTGGGTGGTGAGCTTTCGCAATCGTCCGAATTCGACCATTATTTACTCAAACCGCTTGAGCTTGAGAAGTTATTGACCATTTTAAATGCCTTTCAGCAACCTTCCGGCTAG
- the mobA gene encoding molybdenum cofactor guanylyltransferase MobA, whose protein sequence is MNDQTKVTGVILAGGMARRMNQQDKGLVKYKGRPMVAYAIEAMRAVTGSLMINANRNEAEYRAFGFPVIADQTQTFDGPLAGVLSALCSTDGDVLVVMPCDSPLIQPQHLQRLLTERAEADADIAVAYDGERLHPVFLALKTGLKDSLEQYLNSGERKIDRWLEQHVLVKVNFSEQPEVFQNINTLSDLEQLEAEVHE, encoded by the coding sequence ATGAACGATCAAACAAAAGTGACGGGAGTGATTCTTGCCGGAGGAATGGCAAGACGGATGAATCAACAAGATAAAGGCTTGGTGAAATACAAAGGCAGGCCAATGGTTGCTTATGCGATTGAGGCGATGCGGGCGGTTACCGGAAGCTTGATGATTAATGCCAATCGTAATGAAGCTGAATACCGGGCTTTCGGTTTTCCGGTCATTGCCGATCAAACGCAGACGTTTGATGGGCCGCTGGCCGGTGTTTTATCAGCGCTGTGTTCAACCGATGGCGATGTGCTGGTGGTCATGCCTTGCGATTCTCCGCTTATTCAGCCCCAGCATCTGCAGCGACTATTGACTGAACGCGCTGAGGCGGATGCCGATATAGCGGTCGCGTATGACGGTGAACGCTTGCACCCCGTTTTTCTGGCACTTAAAACCGGTCTTAAAGACAGTCTTGAGCAGTATCTTAACAGCGGTGAGCGAAAAATTGATCGCTGGCTTGAGCAACATGTTCTGGTGAAAGTCAATTTCAGCGAACAGCCCGAAGTCTTTCAAAATATCAACACCTTGTCGGATTTGGAGCAATTGGAGGCTGAGGTCCATGAATAA